In the genome of Candidatus Moraniibacteriota bacterium, one region contains:
- a CDS encoding sugar transferase: MKRSELFFSAIRVPMDYCMIVCAALSAFMIRDLPETRMFFDLGRIGGIFSFDEYFTITLLTAPFFLLIYAFEGLYDIRTTRKFWQEAYKVFSATSLALVVLIIAVFLKREWFSSRFIILLAWTLSVLFVVIGRFLIHSVQQWLLIHRGIGVHRIVLVGRNGVLERLSKTFIEKPWLGYRLSATIGSASIREIKEIRKTRGVDEIIVCDPSVPDEEQTKLLDYCQVNNIVYKYIPTTLQTSRFSIRMFEGEPFIEAEHTPLDGWGKILKRAFDIIASALLIVLFSPLMLVVAILIKLEDPDGPVIYRNKRIGEDGKEFFVYKFRYIRWKYCITKENPDFEHALAYEQQLIAERNVRDDVLYKIKDDPRKTKVGSFIERFSIDELPQFFNAFLGSMSLVGPRPHQAREVEKYKEYHRRLLTIKPGVTGMAQVSGRSDLSFEGEYKLDIFYIENWSLWLDISICLKTLRVLLRRRRNV, from the coding sequence ATGAAGCGATCGGAACTTTTCTTCAGTGCCATTCGCGTGCCGATGGATTACTGCATGATAGTTTGTGCGGCGCTTTCGGCATTTATGATTCGCGATCTTCCGGAGACGCGCATGTTTTTTGACCTTGGCCGCATTGGCGGCATATTTTCATTCGACGAATATTTCACGATTACACTTCTCACAGCTCCGTTTTTTCTACTTATTTACGCATTCGAGGGACTCTACGATATTCGCACGACGCGGAAGTTCTGGCAGGAAGCGTATAAGGTGTTCTCTGCGACGTCGCTTGCGCTCGTTGTTTTAATTATTGCGGTTTTCTTGAAGCGCGAATGGTTTTCGTCACGCTTTATTATATTGCTTGCGTGGACGCTCTCGGTTCTTTTTGTTGTTATCGGTCGATTTTTGATCCATTCGGTGCAGCAGTGGTTGTTGATACATCGGGGCATTGGCGTGCATCGAATTGTGCTTGTGGGGAGGAATGGCGTCTTGGAACGTCTCTCAAAAACTTTTATTGAGAAGCCGTGGCTTGGATATCGTCTTTCGGCGACAATCGGTTCGGCAAGTATTCGCGAGATCAAAGAAATCCGGAAAACGCGGGGTGTTGATGAAATTATTGTGTGCGATCCGTCCGTGCCCGATGAAGAACAGACAAAACTGCTCGACTATTGCCAGGTGAACAATATCGTCTACAAATATATTCCGACAACACTTCAGACATCGCGGTTCTCTATTCGAATGTTTGAGGGGGAACCATTTATTGAAGCGGAGCATACGCCGCTCGATGGGTGGGGAAAAATCTTGAAACGTGCGTTTGATATTATCGCCTCGGCACTGCTCATCGTGCTCTTCTCACCGCTCATGCTTGTAGTGGCGATTCTTATCAAGTTGGAAGATCCGGATGGTCCGGTGATTTACCGAAACAAACGCATCGGCGAAGATGGGAAGGAATTTTTCGTCTACAAATTCCGCTATATACGATGGAAGTACTGTATTACGAAGGAGAATCCCGACTTCGAACACGCGCTTGCTTATGAACAGCAGCTTATCGCCGAGCGGAATGTGCGCGATGATGTGCTCTACAAAATCAAGGATGATCCGCGGAAAACGAAGGTCGGATCATTTATCGAGCGTTTCTCAATTGATGAGTTGCCACAATTCTTTAACGCGTTCTTGGGGTCTATGAGTCTGGTCGGACCGCGACCGCATCAGGCGCGCGAGGTGGAGAAATATAAAGAGTATCACCGCCGTCTCCTGACGATCAAGCCAGGCGTGACCGGTATGGCACAAGTATCGGGCCGTTCCGACCTTTCGTTCGAAGGCGAGTATAAACTCGATATTTTCTATATCGAGAACTGGTCGCTGTGGCTCGATATTTCTATTTGCCTCAAAACGCTCCGCGTGCTCTTGCGACGGCGAAGAAATGTGTGA
- a CDS encoding phenylalanine--tRNA ligase subunit beta has translation MKFSYRWLKELSGTEKTPEELAAFLTMRAFEVEEVVPVGFSLPDIVVGTVLSVEQHPNADRLRVARVNLGEGNEKTIVCGAPNLALNQKVAVALPGASLPGDVFIKQTDIRGVVSDGMICSQKELGLGENHEGILVLPEEAEAGTGVADFLATADSVLDVKVLPDRAHDCLSHVGLSREIAALEHRKMDYDYDGLLLPKSEDMLSSFFSISLEAKGKSDRYIGALVRNVTVDVSPKWLVDRLSVFGMRSINNIVDATNLIMLELGQPLHAFDWDAIAGSEQKKIGPRLANPGETLVLLDGKSHLLDAEDIVIADSERALALGGIMGGVASGVTSKTKHVFFEAAHFDPVSIRRTRTRLGIESDASARFEKGLSPDLAERALVRLLEVVSHIAGGEVVSVSEERSAFALPKSIEFSSRAVTSLLGTDVSVKEMKSILELRGFEVSLEEKTVSATPPPYRIDVESVADIAEEIGKGIGYDRIESVAPSFLLGSPSDDPIRAHEASLRDFLSANGFTESYNYSFYSESDASRLHFEKDAHLSLANPMNPDQTLVRKSLLPGLLKNIAFNGRRFHDIRMFELGKVYERSGESVVETRLVSGVARVSSKRGGEASPFVLLMSEMAHLLDSLRVVYSVRPYQNTALSLWHPVRTADIFSARGERIGTLGEVHPAPLKGMGISGRVAAFEFDTRALLSAIPGEGIFAPIRKQPETLRDLSCFVPSRTTVAEVRDCIVSSGQGLVLDAELFDRYMSPDEGRSLAFHIRMGREDRALTGEEADVVFAGIVRAIETHIGGTLRVS, from the coding sequence ATGAAATTCAGCTATCGTTGGCTCAAAGAACTTTCCGGAACAGAGAAAACTCCCGAGGAGCTCGCGGCTTTTTTGACGATGCGCGCATTTGAGGTGGAAGAAGTGGTTCCGGTGGGTTTTTCGCTGCCGGATATCGTTGTTGGAACAGTACTTTCGGTTGAACAACACCCGAATGCGGATCGCTTGCGTGTGGCGCGCGTGAATCTTGGCGAAGGAAATGAGAAAACAATTGTGTGCGGTGCGCCGAATCTTGCACTGAACCAGAAGGTGGCGGTAGCTCTGCCGGGAGCATCGCTTCCCGGAGATGTGTTTATCAAACAAACGGATATTCGCGGCGTTGTTTCCGACGGCATGATTTGTTCCCAGAAGGAGTTGGGTCTTGGAGAGAATCACGAAGGTATTCTTGTTTTGCCTGAAGAGGCGGAGGCAGGTACTGGAGTTGCGGACTTTTTGGCAACTGCGGACTCGGTGCTTGATGTGAAGGTGCTGCCGGATCGAGCACATGACTGCTTGTCACACGTGGGGCTTTCGCGGGAGATTGCCGCACTAGAACATCGGAAGATGGATTATGATTACGATGGACTCCTTTTGCCGAAGTCGGAGGATATGCTTTCATCTTTCTTCTCCATTTCACTTGAAGCGAAGGGGAAAAGTGATCGGTATATCGGGGCGCTCGTCCGGAATGTCACCGTTGATGTATCGCCCAAGTGGCTTGTTGACCGGTTGAGCGTCTTTGGAATGCGATCTATCAATAACATTGTTGATGCGACCAATCTTATCATGCTTGAGTTGGGGCAGCCGCTCCATGCATTCGATTGGGATGCTATTGCCGGATCAGAACAGAAGAAGATCGGTCCGCGCCTTGCAAATCCCGGGGAGACTCTTGTGCTCTTGGATGGGAAGTCGCACTTGCTTGACGCGGAAGATATTGTCATTGCCGATAGCGAACGAGCACTTGCTTTAGGGGGCATTATGGGTGGTGTCGCATCCGGAGTGACATCGAAGACGAAGCACGTGTTCTTTGAAGCGGCTCATTTTGATCCGGTCTCTATCCGGCGGACGCGGACGCGGCTTGGTATTGAGAGCGACGCCTCGGCTCGATTCGAGAAAGGTCTTTCTCCTGATCTTGCTGAGCGAGCATTGGTGCGACTCTTGGAGGTGGTATCACATATTGCGGGCGGTGAGGTAGTCTCCGTTTCTGAGGAACGCAGTGCTTTTGCTCTGCCGAAATCTATCGAATTTTCTTCGCGGGCAGTGACATCTCTTTTGGGTACGGACGTCTCGGTGAAAGAAATGAAGTCAATCTTGGAATTGCGAGGGTTTGAAGTATCTCTTGAGGAGAAGACGGTATCCGCTACGCCGCCACCCTATCGGATTGATGTTGAATCGGTTGCGGACATTGCCGAAGAGATTGGGAAAGGTATCGGCTATGATCGTATTGAGAGCGTAGCGCCGAGCTTTTTACTGGGTTCTCCTTCTGATGACCCGATCCGTGCTCACGAAGCCTCTCTTCGGGATTTCCTCTCGGCAAATGGATTCACGGAATCATATAACTATTCTTTCTATAGCGAATCGGATGCCAGTCGGCTGCATTTCGAGAAAGATGCCCACCTTTCTCTTGCCAATCCGATGAATCCGGATCAGACTTTGGTTCGAAAGAGTCTTTTGCCGGGGCTTTTGAAGAATATTGCTTTCAATGGCCGGCGTTTTCACGATATCAGAATGTTCGAACTTGGAAAGGTGTATGAGCGGTCTGGAGAATCTGTTGTGGAAACCAGGTTGGTGTCCGGGGTGGCTCGAGTCTCGTCGAAGCGTGGTGGTGAGGCGTCTCCTTTTGTCTTACTGATGTCAGAAATGGCCCATCTCTTGGATTCGCTGCGAGTTGTTTATTCTGTGCGCCCGTATCAGAATACCGCCTTGTCTTTGTGGCATCCCGTCCGTACGGCGGATATATTTTCCGCCCGTGGAGAGCGTATTGGTACCTTGGGCGAGGTGCACCCGGCGCCTCTCAAGGGGATGGGTATATCGGGGAGAGTTGCTGCTTTCGAATTCGATACGCGAGCATTGCTTTCGGCGATTCCGGGAGAAGGCATCTTTGCTCCGATCCGAAAGCAGCCGGAAACGTTGCGCGATCTTTCCTGTTTTGTTCCTTCGCGCACTACTGTCGCTGAGGTACGGGATTGTATCGTTTCTTCCGGTCAGGGATTGGTATTGGATGCTGAGTTGTTCGACCGCTATATGAGTCCCGATGAGGGGCGAAGTCTTGCTTTCCATATTCGCATGGGACGAGAGGACAGGGCACTGACTGGCGAGGAGGCCGACGTTGTCTTTGCGGGTATTGTCCGGGCTATTGAGACACATATCGGAGGGACTCTCCGTGTATCGTAG